The Gemmatimonadota bacterium genomic sequence TCCTGGTGAGCTTCGGCATACGCCCGGACGAGACGGCGTCAGGCGACCGCCGGGTGACGCAGCGCATCGCAGCGCGGATCCATGCAGGCGGACACGCCGGGCTGCGCTGGTGGTCTGCGCTCTTCGGCGAATGGCATACCGTCGCCCTTTTCCGCGATCAGCTTCAAGACCAGCCGGAATACGGCGCACCCGAGTTTCTCGAGCTCGGGCATGCGGCGGTTCGGGAAGCGGCGAGATCGCTGGGCATTCGGATTGGCATGAGGCGATCAAGTGCGCGTGCAGATCAGCAGCGACTTGGCTGAGCCGAACGCGCACATGACGAGGGGTGTAGCTCTGGACAGCGGCGCCGCCGGCCAGCGACCAGTCAGAGTCCGCCCAGCGCCAGGAGCTCTGCCACACTTTCCCGCGGCACGGAAAACTCGCCCAGCGGTCCGTGCCACTCGCCGTGCCAGTCGGAGCCGCCGGTGACCAGGAGCCCGAGCGCCCGCGCCGTTTGCTGCAGCAGCACGCTCTCGGTGGGCGGCGTACGCGGGCGGAAGCACTCGACGCCGTCCAGCCCCCAGCCGGCAAAGTGCCGGACTTCCCGCTCGAAGACCTCGGCGGGCGGGTGCGCCCAGACGGCGTAGCCGCCGGCCTGGTGGATGAGGTCTACGGCCGCGCGCGGGGTGAGCAGCTCGGTGGGCAGGAAGCCGGGCGCGCCCTCGGCCAGCAAACGGTCGAACGCCTCGGCCACAGTCTGGACATGCCCGCGCCGGACGAGCGCCCGCGCCAGGTGCGGCCGGCCTACCATGCGGCTCGCCCCTGCTGCCGCCGCCACTTCCTCCCAGGTCACGGAGACACCCATTTCGACCAGGCGATGAATCATGCCCAACACGCGCTCGCGCCGCCGCTCAGCCGCAGAACGGGCGTAGCTGGCCAGCACGGCGCCGGCGGGCTCGACGTAATAGCCGAGGAAGTGGAGTTCGCGTCCGGAATGGGTGGTGGAGACCTCGAGGGCCGGGATCACACGCAGGCCGGGGGGCGCCGCGGCCACTGCCGCGGGCACACCCGCAGGCGTGTCATGATCGGTCAGCGCGATGACGCTGAGGCCGGCGGCGCTGGCAGCCGCGACCAGCTCGGCCGGCGCCAGGCTCCCGTCCGAGACACTCGAGTGGAGGTGGAGGTCGATACGCACGCCGCGACCGCGCGCGGCCTCTAGTGGCTCGCCACGACCACTAGTCGGGCTCCGCCCGCTCGCTCAGCACGGTGACGACGTCGTCCACGACCTGGAGGAACCCGCCGGATACCAGGAACTGCCGTTCCTCACCGCCCAGCCGGATCCGCACGTCCCCGCGCTGCAGCAGCACCATGAAGGGCGCGTGGCCGCGCAGGATGCCGACCTCGCCGTCCCACGCCGGCGCGACCACCAGGTCCGCTTCGCCCTCGTAGATCACGCGCTCCGGCGCAATCACCGCGACCGTCAGGCGCTCGGCCGGCATCTCAGACCTCGACGCCCAGTTGCTTGGCGTTCTCGATGACGTCCTCGATGCCGCCCACCATATAGAACGCTTGTTCGGGCAACTGGTCGAACTCGCCGGAGACCACGCGCTCGAAGGACTCGACCGTGTCCTCCAGCTTCACGTACTTGCCGGCGCGGCCGGTGAACTGCTCGGCGACGAAGAACGGCTGGGAGAGGAAACGTTGCAGCCGCCGCGCCCGCCCCACGATCACCTTGTCCTCCTCTGACAGCTCGTCCATTCCCAGGATGGCAATGATGTCCTGCAGCTCCTTGTAGCGCTGCAGGATGCGCTGCACCGCCGTGGCCACGCGGTAGTGGCGCTCGCCAATGAATTGGGCGTCCAGGATACGCGAGGTCGAGTCCAGCGGGTCCACCGCCGGGTAGATGCCGATTTCGACAATGGCCCGGGAAAGCACCGTGGTCGCGTCCAGGTGCGCGAAGGCCGCCGCGGGGGCGGGGTCCGTCAGGTCGTCCGCGGGCACGTAGATCGCCTGCACCGAGGTAATCGAGCCATCGCGCGTGGAGGTGATGCGCTCCTGCAGCTCACCCATCTCCGTGCCCAAGGTGGGCTGGTAGCCCACGGCCGAGGGCATGCGGCCGAGCAGCGCGGAGACTTCCGAGCCGGCCTGGGTGAAGCGGAAGATGTTGTCAATGAAGAGGAGCACGTCCTGTTTCTCGACGTCGCGGAAGTACTCGGCAATGGTCAGGCCGGCCAGCCCCACGCGCAGGCGCGCGCCGGGTGGCTCATTCATCTGGCCGTAGACCAGCGCCGTGGCGCCCAACACGCCGGACTCCTTCATCTCGAGCCACAGGTCATTGCCCTCGCGCGTCCGCTCACCCACGCCGGAAAAGACGGAACGGCCGCCGTGCTCCATGGCGATGTTGTGGATGAGCTCCATGATGATCACCGTCTTGCCCACACCGGCGCCGCCGAACAGCCCCGTCTTGCCGCCTTTCACGTAAGGCGCGATCAGGTCAATGACCTTGATGCCGGTCTCGAAGATCTCGGTCTTGGGCTCGAGCGCCGTGAAGCGCGGCGACTCCCGATGGATCGGCCAGCGCTCGGCATCCTCCGGCACGGGACCCTGCATGTCCACGGGCTCGCCGATCACGTTCAGGATCCGCCCCAGCGCCGGCTCGCCCACCGGTATCGTGATCGGACCGCCCGTGTCCCGCACCTCCATGCCCCGCATCACCCCGTCCGTCGAGGACATGGCCACCGCGCGCACCTGGCTGCGGCCGATATGCTGCTGCACTTCCGCGACCAGCCGGACCGCCGGGCCACCGTCCTTGCCCTCCGCCTTGAGCTCGAGCGCGCTGTAGATCTCGGGCAGGTGCTCCGACGCGAACTCGACATCCAGCACCGGCCCGATTACCTGGACCACGCGGCCCACGTTCCCGGGCTTCTCTGTGCCCCGCCTGGCCCTGGCCTTCTCCGCCATGCGCTCCAATCCCCTTACTCCAGCGCCGCGGCGCC encodes the following:
- the atpD gene encoding F0F1 ATP synthase subunit beta, with amino-acid sequence MAEKARARRGTEKPGNVGRVVQVIGPVLDVEFASEHLPEIYSALELKAEGKDGGPAVRLVAEVQQHIGRSQVRAVAMSSTDGVMRGMEVRDTGGPITIPVGEPALGRILNVIGEPVDMQGPVPEDAERWPIHRESPRFTALEPKTEIFETGIKVIDLIAPYVKGGKTGLFGGAGVGKTVIIMELIHNIAMEHGGRSVFSGVGERTREGNDLWLEMKESGVLGATALVYGQMNEPPGARLRVGLAGLTIAEYFRDVEKQDVLLFIDNIFRFTQAGSEVSALLGRMPSAVGYQPTLGTEMGELQERITSTRDGSITSVQAIYVPADDLTDPAPAAAFAHLDATTVLSRAIVEIGIYPAVDPLDSTSRILDAQFIGERHYRVATAVQRILQRYKELQDIIAILGMDELSEEDKVIVGRARRLQRFLSQPFFVAEQFTGRAGKYVKLEDTVESFERVVSGEFDQLPEQAFYMVGGIEDVIENAKQLGVEV
- a CDS encoding PHP domain-containing protein, yielding MRIDLHLHSSVSDGSLAPAELVAAASAAGLSVIALTDHDTPAGVPAAVAAAPPGLRVIPALEVSTTHSGRELHFLGYYVEPAGAVLASYARSAAERRRERVLGMIHRLVEMGVSVTWEEVAAAAGASRMVGRPHLARALVRRGHVQTVAEAFDRLLAEGAPGFLPTELLTPRAAVDLIHQAGGYAVWAHPPAEVFEREVRHFAGWGLDGVECFRPRTPPTESVLLQQTARALGLLVTGGSDWHGEWHGPLGEFSVPRESVAELLALGGL
- a CDS encoding F0F1 ATP synthase subunit epsilon, which codes for MPAERLTVAVIAPERVIYEGEADLVVAPAWDGEVGILRGHAPFMVLLQRGDVRIRLGGEERQFLVSGGFLQVVDDVVTVLSERAEPD